The Amycolatopsis coloradensis sequence GGTTCAACTTCCTGCCGGACTCGGGGCTGGAGCCGATCCGCTCGGCCACCGCGAAGGACGACATCGCGATCGACCTGACCGCCGTGGACGGCAGGCTCGTCTACCGCACCGACCTGTTCGACCGCGAGACCGCCGAAGCCATCGCCGAGCGGTACGTGCGGCTGCTGACCGCGGCGGTCGCCGATCCGGCTCGGTCGGTCGCGGATCTACCGCTGCTGTCGGACGCCGAACGCGAGCTGGTCCTGACCGGATGGAACACCGTGTCCGAACTGTCCACTTCGGACACGATTCCCGTCAGGTTCGAGGCCCAGGTGCGGCGGACCCCGGACGCGCCCGCAGTCGACTTCGGCGGAGTTCGCCTGACGTACGCCGAGCTGAACACGCGAGCCAACCGCGTCGCGCACCGGCTGCGTGAACTGGGCGCCGGTCCCGGCACCGTCGTCGGCGTATGCGTGCCGAACTCGGCGGACCTGCTGACCGGCGTGCTCGGGGTGCTGAAGAGCGGCGCGGCCTACGTCCCGCTCGACCCGGCTCCCCGGCAGGCGCTGATCCTCGCCGACGCGGGCGTCCCGTTCGTGCTGGTCACCGGGGAGTCCACACTGGACACCAAGACGCTAGCACTGGACGACCCGGCCGAATGGTCCGCCGCGGCCACCGAAGACCCGGAACCGGCGGCCGGGCCGGGCGACGTCGCCTATGTGATCTACACGTCGGGCTCGACCGGGCGGCCCAAGGGCGTCGAGGTCGAGCATCGGGCCGTCGACACGTACCTGGCGTGGGCGCGGGAGGCGTACCCCGGACTGGCCGGACGGGCGTTGCTGCACACGTCGCCGTCGTTCGACCTCACCGTGACGACGCTGCTCGGCACCCTCACCGCCGGTGGCGCGGTCGTCGACGGCGGTCGCCCGACGTTCGTCAAGGCGACCCCGACGCACCTCGCCATCCTCGCCGAGGAGCTGTTCCCGACGGGGGAGCTGGTGCTCGGTGGCGAAGCGCTGACCGCCGAAGCCGTCCAGCCGTGGCGGGAGCGCCACCCGGGCACGCTCGTCGTCAACGAATACGGCCCGACCGAGGCCACGGTCGGCTGCGTCGTGCACCGGATCGAACCCGGGGATGAGCTGCCGTCCGGACCCGTCCCGATCGGCCGCCCGGTGCCCGGTACCCGTGTGTACGTCCTCGACGAGCGGCGGCAGCCGGTGCCGCCGGGCGTCCCGGGCGAGCTGTACATCGCCGGGTCGCAGCTCGCCCGCGGCTACCTCGGGCTGTCGGATCTGACCGCGGAGAAGTTCATCGAGGGCCTGTCAGGCCGGATGTACGCGACGGGCGACCTCGTCCGCTGGCGCCGCGACGGCACGCTCGACTACCTCGGCCGCGTCGACGAGCAGGTGAAACTGCGCGGCTACCGCATCGAGCCCGGCGAGGTCGAGGCCGCACTGCGCGAGCTGCCGGAGGTGCGGGACGCGGCCGTGGCGGTTCGCGGTGACACGCTCGTCGGATATGTCGTCGGCAGCGCCGAGGGAGCTGCCGATGCCCTGCGGAAGACGTTGCCGGAGTACCTGGTGCCGACCCGGTTCGTGACGCTCGACGTGCTACCGATGGCGGCCAGCGGCAAGCTCGACCGGGCCGCGTTGCCGGATCCCGAACCCGGCGAGGCGCCGGCGTACGTCGCGCCCCGGACCGCGGCCGAAGAGCTCGTCGCCGAGGTGCTCGGGGAGCTGCTCGGCATCGACGACCTCGGCGCGCACGACGATTTCTTCGCCCGTGGCGGTAATTCGCTGCTGGCGATCCGCGCGATGGCCCGGCTGCGCAAGCAGATCGAGGTCGACATCCCGGTGCGGGGACTGTTCACCCTCACCACCGTCGCCGGGCTCGCCGCCGAGATCGAGCGGCGGCTCGAGGAAGACCTCGACCAGCTCAGCGACGAGGAGGTCCAGCGCCAGCTGGCCGAAGGTGAGAACTCATGACCGCGATCGACGAAACCAGCGCGGCCGCGCGCCGCGCCCTGCTCGAACGGCGGCTTCGGCGGCGAGCGGAACCGGCCGCGACCATCACGCCGCGCCCTGGTGACGCCGTCGTCCCGCTGTCGTATCAGCAGGAACGCGTCTGGTTCATGGAGCAGTTCGCGCCGGGCACCGGGTCGTACCACATCCCGGTGCCGATCCGGCTGACCGGCAGGCTCGACGTCGCCGCACTCCAGTCCGCTTTGGACACCCTGCCGACGCGGCACGAGGCGCTGCGGATGCGTTTCCCGGAGGGCGACGACGGACAGCCGACCGTCCACATCGAACCTTCGGTCTCGGTTGATTTGTCCATAGTGGATGCGGGAACTGAGGAAGCCGCCCGCGCCGCCGTCGACGCCGCCGCGGCCGAGACGTTCGACCTGGCCACGGGGCCGCTGCTGCGGGCGACGCTGGCCCGGGTGTCCGACGAGGAACACCTGCTGGTCCTGTGCACGCACCACATCGTGGGCGACGGCTGGTCGGTCGACCTGCTGCTGCGTGACCTCGCCGCGCAGTACCACGCCCTGAGCACCGGCGGCACGGCCGAGCTGCCCGCGCTGAGCATCGGGTACGGCGACTTCGCGCACTGGCAGCGCCGCACGCTCACCGGCGGCGAACTCGACCGGCAACTGGAGCACTGGAAGGCACAGCTCGCCGGGGTCGAGCCGCTGGAGTTGCCCACCGATCGGCCCCGGCCCGCCAAGCAGAGCTTCGACGGCGCGATCCACGAGTTCTTCGTCGAGCGCGACCTCGCCCGCGCGCTCGGCGAGCTGAGCCGTGAGCACGGCGTCACGCTCT is a genomic window containing:
- a CDS encoding amino acid adenylation domain-containing protein, whose amino-acid sequence is MSDTKEWTFPASFGQERIWLSGQLDPASPVYNLHCQARLDRPLTAEQWRAALGVIVGRHEALRTSFRMEGGALMQVVHAEVPIEPEVHDLRDLPADAREGRLAELVGGVSREAISLDSPPPWRAQVCRMADAEWVLTFVVHHTVFDAGSVLVLGAELGEACDAVFEGREPKLPELAIQYPDYSAWQRGQLETSSEQLDYWRKQLAGLPPVHGLPTDRPRPAELTFAGDQVHFTLPDGLIDRVGELGRELSASPFMVLLAGYSALLSRLSRVDDIVVGVPVAGRDLPELADLIGMFVNQMAVRVDCSGAPAFTELVGRVRTTLLEAIDHSQVPFQAVAEAVGAERDPGVQALYQLGFNFLPDSGLEPIRSATAKDDIAIDLTAVDGRLVYRTDLFDRETAEAIAERYVRLLTAAVADPARSVADLPLLSDAERELVLTGWNTVSELSTSDTIPVRFEAQVRRTPDAPAVDFGGVRLTYAELNTRANRVAHRLRELGAGPGTVVGVCVPNSADLLTGVLGVLKSGAAYVPLDPAPRQALILADAGVPFVLVTGESTLDTKTLALDDPAEWSAAATEDPEPAAGPGDVAYVIYTSGSTGRPKGVEVEHRAVDTYLAWAREAYPGLAGRALLHTSPSFDLTVTTLLGTLTAGGAVVDGGRPTFVKATPTHLAILAEELFPTGELVLGGEALTAEAVQPWRERHPGTLVVNEYGPTEATVGCVVHRIEPGDELPSGPVPIGRPVPGTRVYVLDERRQPVPPGVPGELYIAGSQLARGYLGLSDLTAEKFIEGLSGRMYATGDLVRWRRDGTLDYLGRVDEQVKLRGYRIEPGEVEAALRELPEVRDAAVAVRGDTLVGYVVGSAEGAADALRKTLPEYLVPTRFVTLDVLPMAASGKLDRAALPDPEPGEAPAYVAPRTAAEELVAEVLGELLGIDDLGAHDDFFARGGNSLLAIRAMARLRKQIEVDIPVRGLFTLTTVAGLAAEIERRLEEDLDQLSDEEVQRQLAEGENS